A segment of the Salminus brasiliensis chromosome 1, fSalBra1.hap2, whole genome shotgun sequence genome:
CCCTGATACTGCACATCATCCACAAATGCATCACCACCCTTAAGGAATGTGTTATAAACATGTTATAAACTGAgtgtatacaaatatataaactaATTAATACTAATTAAAAGTTTTGACGCCTCTAGTCATCAAACAATATCACCATGCTATTGccctattatatatatatgagcttAATCCACATTTACGTCTGTAcacaataaaatacatcatATTAAAGCTATATATTAGTAATAAAGTGGAAATTCTATAAGTGAAGATGTGCAAATGGTGAAGCCTTGTCATTAGGAATAAACGGCCAAGAGATATTTAGGATAAATTAGTGTCATTTAATAAGATGTGGCTTCAGTCTCCCTTTTTTCTCCCTCATTTTAGCAcggctttgttttcattccgatttatttatttatttatttatctgtgaATTTATTTGGAGACATTCTTAAGAAGGACAGAAATAAGGTGCTACTACATGACTTAACAGTCTAATGCTCTGCCACAGGGTCGCAGGGTCGAATCCCAAGCCGgagtctgggagagcacaactggtcaTGCTccctccaggtgggtagatggcgctctctcgctctcccctcACCACTTATAAGCGAcggagctggggaaccagccctTTCTTCAGAGCATGTCGGCTGACTTTTTTAATGAGTTAGGAGCACGGCCAGTGCTGGGGGGTGTGGGGTAGGGGGGAAGAAGGGGCAGAAGCCGGGAAATTTGATGatacaaaaatgtaatttaaataaacgaataaataattaattaattagccCTACCACCTTTTCCAAAACTACACGTGACATGAACTCGCTTACCCACCTCTCATGGTCTCCGGCgctgccactgccactgccacAACCAAGAGGATGGGTAGTCTGTCTGCCCCCCGCCCCGCCCCGCCTCATCCCCCATCCCCCATCCCCCAGCCCCAAAAACAGCACCACTGCATCTCAATAGGATTAGGTTGTCCTGCAACTGCACCAGCACTCAAAGCTTACTTCCTGTCCTCGgctgcgtccaaatacttacatGAAACAACTACAGATCAGCTGACCAGCAGGGGGATCCAAATGAGCTACAGATCAGGAACAATCAAGTCAGGCAGGCAGGAAAGGAAGATTCACTGACGCATTGGTACGCAGCCCTCCtccttttccccctttttcctagGACAGTAGTCTTTTGGGGGCTTGAGGACGTTCTACCAGTGTCAtaactttattaattaaacaactAACGTCTTTTACACTTGAAGAAAGACTCGGGTGTGTCGATGCGTAGAAAAGAAGAAAGCCTTGAGAAGCGTTTATTGTACAAGGTGCAGCTAATCTGTACAGGCTCTCGGTCCGAGAGGCACAGGCACATAAAATCACACAGCACTGAATCAGTCCGTTTACGCCACCGAGACGAAGCCGCCCGCCCGCTGGCCGTGGATCAGCTGTTGGCCGTGGAGCCGGGCTCTGGAGACTGAAGGAACTCGTAGGGGTCGTGGACCATCTCAGAGTGGTCTCCTACTCCCAGGTGGGACGGGCTCCCTGCTCACAAAGAGATGCGAGAAGAAAAAGACGTCACCAAAAAGTCAAATATCACTGTATTTTTCACTGTCCAGtaaaaagcttgtatctccatttttttgccatttttcagtttttgacacaacacagctcaatcctggggggCTCTATGCCCCTCTAGTCTAACATTTAGGATGCTGAGTGTTCTACCTAAATGGTGCTGGTCCCTCTCGGAGGCgttggagagagaggagaggttGGAGGAGGGTCTGGAGCCCACCCTGTCCACCGCTGCATCCTGGAACTCCTGCAGCAGCTTGGCCGCGTCGTCAAAGTGCTGGTGACCCTCCtcgtgctccggctccttcttcACCGGCTTACCTGCTACAGAGGAGAGAACGAGAGGGAGGCTCGTCAGGGCTTTAACTGCTGCTGTAGGGTGAACGAATGGGCGGGGCCTGTAAGGTGCCAGAGGCTGAACGGCCAGGGCGCCAAGTTGGCGGTGGCTGGACGGGAGGGGCGCCACGGTGGTACAGGcaggacgggggggggggggggggggggagtggagTGCTAAGTTGCCATAGGCTGAAGGGGCGGGCCGCCAAGGTGCTACAGGCAGGACGGGGGGGTGCCAAGTTGCCATAGGCTAAAGGGGCGGGGCGCTAAGGTGCCGCAGGCTGAACGGGCggggctaaattgctgtaggctggatgggCAGTCACtgaaaatatgtaaatagttatgacatcacaacccGTTACACAGCGAGTGCTTACCCAGGGGGTTGAGCATGTCCAAAGACATGTCGGGGTAGTTCTTCAGTGACATGAAGTCCAGCACTGAGCCACTCTCCATCGCGCCTTCATCTGCACCCTATCGTTAGTACAGCAAGTACACAGCAGTCGAGGTTAACCATCACACGGTCGTGAATTGACACAAATTCAGCTCTGAAAAACATACTGTGGAATTTAGGGAAACAGCTTTACCTGCATGTTACACAAACCAGACTTTGCTTCATCCAAAGGCAGGTTTCTTTTCTGAGGGGGGAAAACCACACTGTGAAAGTGAGTTCAGccaaaaatctcatttacaGTTAAAATGAACCCAAAGGAACCTGATCAGCCAAGTCACGCTTTCTCTTTGCAATCCCCTTATTTTATTCTACTCTGGAGCgaatacactatatgtgcaaaagtttgtggacaccctttctaattaatgcattaagctcctttacattgcacccattactgacacagatgtgcaaatacacacacacagcttgtctagtccctgtagagaagaagtactgccagtagaataggactctctggagcagatcaacatcatgaagctattggcaccatgctgcctaatgccaggcgtgggctagaggggtataaagccccccagcattaagctgtggagcagtggaagaactgctgtgttctctggaatgatggtggaggagctccatccagtacttttgggatgagttggggatgatgaggtggggtggtgatcatgatccaacatcctgacttcactaacgctcttgttgctgaatacaatcaaatcctcatagcaatgctccttcaaaatctagtagaaagccttgtagagacagttcctccaacaaaagcaggatcagctctttaatacccttgatttagcaagaaacagtgaaggagcgggtgtctcaatacttttgtccttatagtgtagcTAAAAGAAAGCTTGCAGCAGAACACTGCAAAGCTTAAAAAGCTAACAACGTTGAAATTGGGTTTGTATTATTGTCTATTTTTTGGTCAGAAACCATGTAAACAAGTATTAGATGATATTAGAGAACATTATTACTGAACAACTGTCTGATCTGCAGTGAGCTGAAGCACCTGTCGGATTTGGAAGACGGCCTTGGAGTGATCACCTCCCGTCATTTTGTCCAACAGGTCGTCCACAAGCCTTTTGGTGAAACTGCCACAGTCTTTAACAAACTCCTGAAGGCTGAAACACACAGGTTACAGTCACGAAAAAAATCATCacttataatatttaataacataataatcacAAAGAGGGTTTGCACGTCCCTGCTGGGACACGCCCCCTTTAGTCGGGCCGAGTGGTGGAACACCATAAGCTGCAGCGTTTATTAGGGGAAACGGCCAAACCGGGACTGAACCCAGCGACTGTCTGCTGAAGTTAAGGGCAGCTGGACTCGACAGCGACCCGTCCACATTACCAAAGAACCGACGGCCCATGGACAGCGATGTGTAGATGCCAGGagcgtccagctaactgaggctcaaatcaaatcaaatcccccctgtttagaggataaagcctcgtATCTGAGAGCGCAGAGTCGAGGGAACGCTCTTAGGAGGGGtctccactgttttcaggctggtttagtagactggctcataaTGAACGTGACACAATGGGCATGGCCACAGCGCCACCCACCACCTGTGATGTcacatgcataccctctatagaTAAatacaatctaactaaactaataacactttttatattatattatacatatattatattgaGCACCACCGAAAACATCCACaaatgcaggctagaaaaagtaagtgatgcCACCTCCACCAAATGTCTCAGTTTGTAGACAAAGAAAAGGGGTTAATCACGGTTCCTTAACGTTTTACAGCCTGTAGCGTGCTCAATAAACCCTGTTTAGCTTCACTGTGTTTGTGTAGAATTGTGGCTCAGACTGCAATCAAAGATCTGAATGGATTTTGTTGAACTGTAAAGAAATCTCGGCCCTCGTGGCGTACCTGAGAGCACACTGGACCCCTGTTTCATCTCCGTAGGCCGAGTACAGCATCTCCATCTCCTCAGGGAGCAGCTCAGGGTAGATGGAGTTATTCTGCAGCGTCTGAGTGTTATAAGCACTGCTCAGGAACGTCACTGaacacaaagataaaaaaacattaaaaaaaaataaaataaagaagttATATGCAGTAAAAATGtcaacaaattaataaataaatacataaataaataacaaatatacAGTCAAAAGCATTTTTAAGCTAGTTTGTGCACCCTGGTCAAATTATGTCACTTTTTTGCACATATTAATATACagagtttttgtttatttgctaaaATTTAACAGAATTTGTGCAAAACTACATGTTTTACGTTGAATTTAGACAAAATAGATGAAAATAAggttcatatttacattttgcTTCAGATTAAAACAGCACATAATTTGCGCAGGGATGCCCAGACCTTTGCATACATGCAGATGTGTAGAAGTGTGCAGGCCTCATTGAGCAAAatcccaaaataaataaataaatatcaatcatacataaataatacaaataatacttAACCCCTTACCCAACACTCCAAGGctcatcacacactaaggtgtattagtcagtaactacaggggcttctgtacaaactggtggggtggGCTGTTCCtcggtaatagaagtttgtaatagcCCTTTTATTATAGGCGggacataggctgtttaaggggttaagttcTGCACCAACTTACAGTTAGTATTTCCCAGCCCTGCAGGATATATCAAATAAAGCATGCCTATTTAATTTCTGGCATACTGACGCATGCAGAAGTCTGTGCACCCCTTGTGTTGTTGtttaaataagtgtaaataagtgacCAAATCATCTGAACCAGGTTAAATATGGTATTTGTCTGCTCAATTAGAGCAAAATATCTACTTTATTGGATAATAAAATCAGAAAATGTGCTATAATCTCTGTATACACCACATTTGAGGTTGTGTTTTGTCCCCCAACAtgtttaaattcagtaaataaacagtgtgtttGAATATGCAAAATATGCAGAGGTGtctctctgtagaggatgtgactTATTTACATTAGCAATCcatgtcatttgaccaggaACACCAAAGCctttgcatatgactgtatgCAGGAGTGAATAAACCCAGTAAGACAGGCTTCTGTACGTCACTGTGAGGGTGAGGAAGGGTACTGAAACGTTTAGGAGCAGTGAAGACACATGGCTACAGTCAGCCTGTATGAACTCCAGGCTTTTAGCTCTGGTTCAGGGGTGTGTTTCATTTACCTTTGTGTCTCCGGTCATCCTTAAAGCCCAGTGACGTGAGGCCAGGTAGCAGCTTATTCGACAGGGAGCTTAAATCGACCGGATGGGTTTCTTCATCTGCAAAGTAATGAAGATAAGGAGATGTTCAGAGGGCCGGGAGAGAGGCTGTGGGAAGGGTAGGGAGAgaggcagggggggggggggtgttctggGTTCTAGAGAAGAAGAGCAGGTGTGTCAGTGATGGTGCTGCCGTACCTTCAGCCTCTGGGTCCTGCTGATTAACTACATTATAGATCAGAGACCCGTCTGCTTCCTTTTTAAGATATCCAAcctgaggacacacacacacacacacacacacacattttttttcttgcacaTTACATACATACCTCAGCACCTTCTCCCCACCACACATATCCAGTAGCCAATGCTGTGTAGGCACTGCAAAGTCCtgtcctgtctgtttactgtgtctAATGGTTGCACTAAGTAGTAATTTAATAACATAAAACAAgtgattaataattaataattttttttaaattgtaattTGGCCAAGGTTTGTTACGCCAGCAGGGTGATGTGAGCGCATCTCGTAGACCAGCTGCGTACCTTCGAGTTTGGCATTAAGCGGTTGATGCGGTCCCTCGCCTCGTCGGCCGCGTGCTCCACCAGAGCCAGCACGTGTTCCTCTGCCGTGCTGTCCGTCAGGCTGCAGGCGTTTCCCTCCAGCTCGTACAGGTCACTGagggaagacagacacacacacacacacacacacacacacacacacacacacctcttacaCACCTACATTCTGCATCTCTCCCCCTTTACCAGATCATCACACACTATAATCAATATGAAAAAGTAAGGACGCCCCAGTAAAACCTTTAACTACACTCACAGCGAGGGTACTCGTATTACACTCATATTAAACAGGTGGGCTGATATAGTGCTTTAGGACTTcctgcccaaggacttttaactgtgatttatttttaacCATCAGGTGATTCTTGTCTTGTGGGCTacagaagtgagtgagtgaggtcGGCAGGCAGTGCGGACCACAGGAGGTTCTAAGAGGTTAGGAACCCCTAAAACAGAACATGGAGGTAGAAGGAGGTACTCCGACAGCAAAAGGTCTCAGAGTCCGAGCTCGTTGTGTTTACCTGATGACGGGCTCTTTGGCCGGCTGCTTTTTGGATTTTTTGGCCGACTCAGGGTGGACGGGTACGACCTCTGGGATGGGCTCCTCGCCGGCCATGTCCTCGTCGCCCAGGATCGCGGCCTGCTGAGAGAAATCCATGTCGTGCATGAAAGACATGCTGCGCTTCAGAGCTAAGAGCCGCTCCTGCAAACAGAGCAGAAACAGAGCCACAGCCACGCGTTTACTCCTCCAGCAGCGGGCCTGAGCGGGCCGTGAGCATGGGAGTGGGGGGaaattaaccaaaaaaaaacacgaaTGGCTCGGAATGGACTCCAAAAAAAGGCTCTGTtccaaaaaaattaataaaaaaaaataataataataatcttaaaaTTGAAGAAAATGGAGGGTTTAGGAGTGACTGAGGTCACAACTGATTAGTGACATAAGCAAAAAGCAagcgctatatatatatatatatatatatatatatatatatatacacacacatacacaaataagACAGTTTGAGGAAACTGAGGAAAGTACTAAGAGAATATTTTagctgtaaatgaagatgagTGAAGCTGGAAAATGGCGATGATGGATGAGTGGCAGATTCAGATCCATGCTAAAATGGTTTACTTTGCTCATCATTTTGAAGCCGGTGTGGAGAAGCTTCTTGGCAGCTTTGTAGTAGACCGTCTCTGGGCGGTTGTAGACCATGGCGTTGTCGCACATCAGCTTAAAGTCGGCCTAAACATCAGACAAAAATAACAAGCATTCAATCAGCAGTTTTAATCTACAGCAGAGAGACGCTGATATCAGGGTTAAGGTGAAGGACcttaaagtattgggacgcctacacATCACCCCTACAGGAGCTTCTctgaccccccctcccccattctaaacccataggctgtattaataaggagctggtcctcctttgctctaaactctaccagcagcagcaggtctggagctctgctgcagttactgagtcagttggaggcttttctgcactctgctctgagctcagcactcggccctgaccccgctctgtaactttacgtggtctgacagacactcggtggacactgagctgctctctgtgagctgttcctcctaaactcttccactgttcaataataacaccactcacagctgatggaggaagatctaggagggaaggtctaaatttcaccagctgacttgtagttgttggtgcagcggtgctgagctcctattacatacagaaccaggctgaagttcagtgagctcttcagaacctcccgttctttcactgatgtgtggaagaagggcagactgcaggactagaggcttgattttatacacctgtggcaatgagactgaatccaatgtcccaatacttttgtccatctagtaAAATACATGGGcaccatctgggttgtacactgcacagggAGCCGAGATGGGACAATGTGCGGTTATGATGGTGCCCATTTTTGAagtccaactgggtcccagtaacaacacatgtacaatctcacttagagcccatgcccacctggaacccacctagatAGAAAAGGGTTAAACTGATGTACCTTAAACTCTGTGACTGTTTTGTATTCATTCGTGGTGATCTTCTCCTTCATGGTGCTGAAGTCCATGGGGTGTTTGATGATCATGGAGTATCCTGGGGCGATGGCGTCCGTTACGGGGAAGGAAAAAAACCCATGGGGGTCTTTCCTGAGAAGATGGACAGAGATAAGTACAGGGTATATATcatatttgcattgtatttcataaaccatggaccacatttcccctaaattcccccccaaaatattactatttagagcatttatttatttattagcagaCATGACAACTGCTTAAAAACAGctgctgaaataataataataaattaaacacagtgccaatatctgaactttgagagcattcagaaatcactatggtaaAATAACCTCGACAGCCAATCACAGATcccatgtctcggccggctctccactagtctttcacattgctgttgggactttatgccgttcatagtctgcagattcagataACTCAGCTCTGTCTGATTAAATACCTGGAATAAAACGGCTGCCGGACACAAAGAGATGCTGCTGATCTGGTCAGTAGGTGTTGatctcctcagtaaatcactgatattaaaacaaacactaataaaagtggtggaggttctcaaTCACaccagagttctcctcatggagtctagtgttatttagagttctcctcagatcaacacctggtttggtggtaaatc
Coding sequences within it:
- the brd9 gene encoding bromodomain-containing protein 9 isoform X3 yields the protein MGKKHKRYKPEWRTVEGDYEDKPLEKPLKLVLKVGGSEVTELSGSGHDSSYYDDRSDHERHKEKKKKKKKKSEKEKDKHVDDEERRRRKEEKKKKREREQLENAANPPVEPFTLTKPVEVRAGTSETSVIINKSKVMVVVEEKEREREKEKEKDKERDKEKERDKDREKDKDKDRDREKEKKRKREKLEVEAEAEDFQSGLKMDVEAQGDRPVRACRTQQESECTPRQQLLEHFLRLLQRKDPHGFFSFPVTDAIAPGYSMIIKHPMDFSTMKEKITTNEYKTVTEFKADFKLMCDNAMVYNRPETVYYKAAKKLLHTGFKMMSKAAILGDEDMAGEEPIPEVVPVHPESAKKSKKQPAKEPVISDLYELEGNACSLTDSTAEEHVLALVEHAADEARDRINRLMPNSKVGYLKKEADGSLIYNVVNQQDPEAEDEETHPVDLSSLSNKLLPGLTSLGFKDDRRHKVTFLSSAYNTQTLQNNSIYPELLPEEMEMLYSAYGDETGVQCALSLQEFVKDCGSFTKRLVDDLLDKMTGGDHSKAVFQIRQKRNLPLDEAKSGLCNMQGADEGAMESGSVLDFMSLKNYPDMSLDMLNPLAGKPVKKEPEHEEGHQHFDDAAKLLQEFQDAAVDRVGSRPSSNLSSLSNASERDQHHLGSPSHLGVGDHSEMVHDPYEFLQSPEPGSTANS
- the brd9 gene encoding bromodomain-containing protein 9 isoform X2, producing the protein MGKKHKRYKPEWRTVEGDYEDKPLEKPLKLVLKVGGSEVTELSGSGHDSSYYDDRSDHERHKEKKKKKKKKSEKEKDKHVDDEERRRRKEEKKKKREREQLENAANPPVEPFTLTKPVEVRAGTSETSVIINKSKVMVVVEEKEREREKEKEKDKERDKEKERDKDREKDKDKDRDREKEKKRKREKLEVEAEAEDFQSGLKMDVEAQGDRPVRACRTQQESECTPRQQLLEHFLRLLQRKDPHGFFSFPVTDAIAPGYSMIIKHPMDFSTMKEKITTNEYKTVTEFKADFKLMCDNAMVYNRPETVYYKAAKKLLHTGFKMMSKQAAILGDEDMAGEEPIPEVVPVHPESAKKSKKQPAKEPVISDLYELEGNACSLTDSTAEEHVLALVEHAADEARDRINRLMPNSKVGYLKKEADGSLIYNVVNQQDPEAEDEETHPVDLSSLSNKLLPGLTSLGFKDDRRHKVTFLSSAYNTQTLQNNSIYPELLPEEMEMLYSAYGDETGVQCALSLQEFVKDCGSFTKRLVDDLLDKMTGGDHSKAVFQIRQKRNLPLDEAKSGLCNMQGADEGAMESGSVLDFMSLKNYPDMSLDMLNPLAGKPVKKEPEHEEGHQHFDDAAKLLQEFQDAAVDRVGSRPSSNLSSLSNASERDQHHLGSPSHLGVGDHSEMVHDPYEFLQSPEPGSTANS
- the brd9 gene encoding bromodomain-containing protein 9 isoform X1; protein product: MGKKHKRYKPEWRTVEGDYEDKPLEKPLKLVLKVGGSEVTELSGSGHDSSYYDDRSDHERHKEKKKKKKKKSEKEKDKHVDDEERRRRKEEKKKKREREQLENAANPPVEPFTLTKPVEVRAGTSETSVIINKSKVMVVVEEKEREREKEKEKDKERDKEKERDKDREKDKDKDRDREKEKKRKREKLEVEAEAEDFQSGLKMDVEAQGDRPVRACRTQQESECTPRQQLLEHFLRLLQRKDPHGFFSFPVTDAIAPGYSMIIKHPMDFSTMKEKITTNEYKTVTEFKADFKLMCDNAMVYNRPETVYYKAAKKLLHTGFKMMSKERLLALKRSMSFMHDMDFSQQAAILGDEDMAGEEPIPEVVPVHPESAKKSKKQPAKEPVISDLYELEGNACSLTDSTAEEHVLALVEHAADEARDRINRLMPNSKVGYLKKEADGSLIYNVVNQQDPEAEDEETHPVDLSSLSNKLLPGLTSLGFKDDRRHKVTFLSSAYNTQTLQNNSIYPELLPEEMEMLYSAYGDETGVQCALSLQEFVKDCGSFTKRLVDDLLDKMTGGDHSKAVFQIRQKRNLPLDEAKSGLCNMQGADEGAMESGSVLDFMSLKNYPDMSLDMLNPLAGKPVKKEPEHEEGHQHFDDAAKLLQEFQDAAVDRVGSRPSSNLSSLSNASERDQHHLGSPSHLGVGDHSEMVHDPYEFLQSPEPGSTANS